One Eurosta solidaginis isolate ZX-2024a chromosome 1, ASM4086904v1, whole genome shotgun sequence genomic window, TAGAGGAAAAAGCGCACAACTGGGCCATCTTTCGTCATCACATCGATGCTTGGAATGAGCAAATGAAATCATTGGAACACAAATTGAATATCGTTAAACGTACCCAAGACGAACAACAGGCATACGGAAACAAGCTAGTAAGCCTAGAATTCACACTTAATCATATCTTGAGCAAGGTCGTTTATCTGAGTGATACATGCAATAATCAGCAAGCAAACGCCATTGCTGCAGCTACCGCATCTGGCTCAATTAGATCATCATCAGCATCATCCATATTTAATGATCACACAAACAACAACGGCAATGACAATGGCCGTGGTATTACGCAGCAAGAGCATCAACTCCAACAACAACAGAATACCAATGAACTTTTGTATGAACATATCGCACTGCTGGGGGATTTGAAACAATCGATCGGCGTTGACAAGCAATTGCGTACCGAGCTCTCAACGCGTCTTAATAACATATTGCGACATGTGCAAAACATTGAACGCGACCATTGCCGTGCGGATCAGCGACGGTACCCAAACTCAAATGGTAACAATAAAATGGCGAAGTTAATGACGCCAATCGGTAGCAATTGCAATTCAAATCAAAATATTGAACGCGCGCTGAAATCGCTAGATCATAAAGTTTCAACGCTCAGTGCGCGTACATCAATACCAAAAGATTTGAAACAAATGCCATCATTGGCTAGTAAAAACTCACAACAACTGGATGCCATTTTGAACTggataaaaaaaattgataagcGTTTTGTGGAATGGCGTGATGAAAGCGATCGCGATTGGAATCAGTGCCAGACTATGTCCGGGGAATTATCCACTTTTACCGAAAGTTCTGATTTGTTACTAAAACGAATTGAAATGTTAATAAATGATGTCAACGAAAAGTTAGCTAAGCGACCATTTATCCAAGCGGATGCCAAACGCAGCAACACTAAACAACCCATAATAGACGAAGATGATGTCGAAGAAGTTGATAGAAATCATCATCAAACTGACAACGAAACAGACACAGACACCAGTGACGACTCTGGTATTGACGACAATTTGGATCCACCCGGTGGTGTAAATGCTGAAGTAGAAGCTTCGAAAATCGATGATCGTTTCGATATTGTGGGTGAGTATGGCACTGTAAGGAAAGGGAAAAGAAAACGATGGAGCAGAAGTCGGTAGTCTTTTAAATTGATAAAGGGCGTAAGAGAGTTAGAGGAGGTCTAGACAAGAGGGATAATGAACAGggaggaaaaataaaagaaatgagaGGAACAGTGAGAGTAAGAATTATAATAAAACTGCAAAGAGAAGAGGGGAAAGATAGAAAAAGttgtctcaaaatcaaatttctcTGTACGGGTTAGGCTAGAGTTATCAAACAAAAGAGATTGATAGGCCACTTCTTTGCCGATATGAGAAAATCAGATattggtaaaaattttaaaaagttaatattgaaaaaaaaaaataaataaaggaatgtaaagcgcgataaactccgaagagatttttaagccgaacttctcttccaattttcgtcgtgctcctttttaatattttctaaaaattagcgggacgggacctacctgCAAGACATATTAGTTTTCATATTGGAAACTATGTGACCTTCAAGACAATATTTGAAAATTCTTCAGATGTAatcaataaatgaaaataaaaatgaaataataagtaattttttaaattcgGTCATATAAATTGTATCACAGACCAATATCTTAAGCTTCATTCGtgctttaaatgaaaaattttgtgAGAAGCGATACCCAGTTCTTACATATTCGAGTTCCTACtttcttacttaattgacgcttaaccgttaagaaaaaagtgtaagaaaaatgcaaaatcatTTTTTCCAAAACGTTTTTCAACATtttcatttaacatttttttccaatATCCGATTTTTCTTACATCCCTAaaaaattggggggggggggggggggggggaggttgaTTATTATAGCTCTACTGTTATGTTGTGATGAATTTCGAAACTAAGAATCCGATTTTCTTGAAGTTAGATGCGTAAATAgcttattttattgattattatATAAACAAGAATATTGAACCGAAGTTGAATATCTAGATAAACGTATTAAACCTTAATAAATTGTAGAATAATACAAAATATCGATACAAGTACATcgacacaggccgacaaaattggaaaaaattccaGGTTTAGGAATGAAAATctgaggccctattcagtaactatgagttttgaaatgtacatttttctttcatacaaattatatgaagaaaaagtgtacattttaaaactcacagttactgaatagggcccctgaacATCGAATCAGATTTTCCATTTTGGTTTTTGCTTTCGAAATATTGTTATATAACGGTACGAAAATTATGTTTTGCCGCTGCATTCAATACGTAATTTTGCCacgaaaactaattttaattaaaaatatgcaTATGCCGATAACACCCTCATTCCCTCATAATCCTCATTTAATTCTTACGATATTTACTTGTGATATATTGAAATTAACGGTTTTGTACTCTACGCAAGGACATTGCTGGGAACAAAAGCAATATGTGTAGCGCACTTTCAGTCATTATCTTATATTGCGTTTGGAGTTGTGTAGGTGATAGAGTAGTCGACATATGTAAATCTTTTCAActtaaatgttttgttttttaaatttatatcaagaagttttttaaatttaatataattttatgacgAACATGCATGGTTTGCTGAACCCGCCTACAGTGACTAGAGTGCCTAAATGTAGACTtaaaatttgtgaacaaattaTGTATTATCGCAAACCTAATACAGTTTGAAGAACAATATTTCAAATCAAAAAGGGAGCTTcccaaaagaaaattaaatttttaaggaAAATAGTTTTACTCTTaaattttatgttgctttgtAATAAACAGTTCCTGGACGAAAAAGCGTAGTTAGCCTATCAGAAAAACGTGTTTTAAACCTGAGAGTGAAAGAAATATCTCGACAAGAGGAACTAATTTAAAAACTATGCCACCGGATTTAGGGTCAACAAACCGAAGGCATTTAGAAAAGTATTGGCTTATTTTTAGGCCTGAAAtatgtcggcctgtgtaatcatTGAGCTACATCgcatttaacatttttaatgcttTTTCCGACTCTGAAAATGTAACTGACGCTCGGTATCTACTTACTTATTAAAAGCTAGAGTACCCCGAAGACTTTGTCCTGCCCGAGAATTGGTTTGCTTAATCTCTTCACTATCTATCCCATTCTCTTCTCCTCTATCTTCCATTTCCTTTATTCCATTTGTCTGCCTTCCACTCCACATTCTCACCACCACCCTCAATCCCATTCCTAATCCCACACCCACTCCTACTTCCGCCAAAATTCACATTCCCATTCTCACTTCCAGTTCTAGTCCCAGTCCTACTACAACTTCCTCTCCCACTCCCGTTCCCAATCCCTCTCACCCTAAttcctcatatatggaatctcttTGCCAAATATCGAATACCTGCTTCTTCTGGCCGACCGATTTCAATATGTTTGTATAAACCTTTACGAAACTATATGAAACTAATGCAATTTTTAAATTCgctttcatttttataaataagTTATATGTAGACATATAATTGATCCGTTCTACTGCCCGATGACATTCCTCCTTGAGATGTTATTACTCTACCAGTAACCAGAGGCATTAGAcatgttgtaaaaaaaaaattgaacttcTTTCCGCTTGCTCTTTCTCTCCATATTTGACCCCTGTCTCTCCTCCGTATCTTCTGCCTTTTACGTTCTCTATATTTTACACTTCTACCCCCACTTTCATTCCTCTCCCTCAACCTTCCTCTATTCTTCTTCAATTCCCAACATGCACATGCTTCCTATCCTTCCCAACTTCCCCTCgcactttcttcatttttatttcctttcttctCCCTAACCCTCCCTTATCTTTCTTCCCCTTTTCAATTCTCACTCCGAtatcttattttcctttttcgaaACGACTAAATACGATTTTGTCTAATAGGTCAGtcactggtccacttcccggaatgaaaagtttctcaaatattgagCTAGACAAAGAGGTCCCCATGTACCAAATCTTAAGCAAATCACAACATGAATACGAACTATAACAAAAGGTCGAGCCCTCGTCCACTTTCCGAAAAGAGAAGTTTGTACTAAATTTCCAACAAATCGCACAATTCCACTTTCCGAAAATTCCACTTTTCTCAAATGCTAAGATAGTCAAATATTGAGCTaggcaaatattttatttagaatatgtCGACCTCTGGCCCCCTTCCCAGAATAAAAGGTTTTTCAAATATTACCTTTGTCACAGTTACCCCTGCGAATCGCACAAGTTAGATTTTTTGGTataggtcggtccctggtccacttcccggagaGAAGCCATGCCTATTACCGTTATGATGGCAAAATATAGAAAGAACTGTGTACATTTTCGCGTTATTCGGTGGTGTAGTTTAGGCGTGGTGCTCCGACCCCGTACAGATTTTCAcatttatatatacaaattttcttctattatATGTAATAGTAAGCTATTTtagattttcatttcatttttagaCTTTTTGCAGCCAGAAAAGCACTCCTGTCATGAATTAAACGGACCATCTGTAGATGGAGTTTACAAATTCTCTACTACCGAAATAAATGAAGCGAGCCGTGATTTTAACGAACGTTACTGCGCTTTCGCTACTGATGGTGCGTCATGGACCGTCATACAGAATCGTGGACCATACTCTGAGCACGAAAATTTTAATCGCTCATGGGTCGAATATAAAAACGGATTTGGTGAATTGACTAAAGAATTTTGGTTCGGTAATGAATTTATACATCAATTGGTCGATCGCGAAGATTACGAGTTGCGCATTGAACTGACCGATTTTGATAACGGTAAGATTTGTgcatttttattgtaaaacacaAGTCATGCTTCCCTGGTAACTTGGTTCAGGGATCAGGTTACTTACACATCTACCATCTACCCTATGTTGaataactattttttatttatatttttaaaaaatgtcaaGAACAAGTTTGGGCAGAATACTCATTCTTTCGCTTGGATAGTGAGCAATATAATTACAACTTATTAATTGGCGGATATAACGGAACAGCACCCGATGCGATGCATTATCACAATGAAATGGACTTCAGCACTTTTGATCGGCGCAATGATAGGAGTGTGGACGCTTGTTGCTCATGCGCTACTGGCTATGGAAGCGGATGGTGGTTTGACAAGTGAGTGGAACTGTTTTTAAAAGTTAAGGCAATAAAGTTCGATTTGGGTCACAAACTTTTACATAATTTGGCACTAAGGGAATAAACTAAACTGAAAAACtgtcaaatttttaaaaggggCTAATGTGAGGTTGGCTTATTATGAGCCAATGGCTAACCGAAAGCATTCATAATTTAAAACCCGCCGTTTCAGAGTGATTCTgagctacagttaaagttgacctCAGATTCAAAATAATcgatatgcatgtatgtatatgggtgTTTTCAACGTTACGGACGTTACATCCTGACACTTTTTTGGGTATCAAAACTATAGTAGGCATTGGatcagaaaattttcttttgttataAACGACATTCGCAGACATCTATTCAAAccaattacaaatatattttccCAGGGCTCGTATTTACACACACACGTGCAGCACATTTGTGTATTTTTTGCTCTTGCGTATGAGCTGTGCGCTATTAGAAAAAAGGTTTAGTACACAGCTCACACACAATTTTTACCAGTCATTCGGATTCATAAATAAATAGACACATATCAAAAAATATCCTATCAAGCAATCTAATATGTATGAATTTTTGAATCAAATAGCACACTCGCGCATATACTTAAGTAAATTTATTTCATATGGCACACACACGAGTTGCGTGctcaaaatattttcaatattgCACAGCTCATTTGAGAATTTATTTTCCGCACCTGTGCACCAACACGAACCTACATTTTCCAAATGCCGTACACAGCTACTTAATGGTGACTTAAACCTACTGTTCGGATGTTCCTAACAAGTAATTCATATTTGATATGACAATATTTCCTTAGAACTTAGCGAAATTGGCTTATACAGCATGAAAATGTAGGAGTGGTAAATAAAGGATACATAATTGCATAACTTTTATCTCGCGCTCGGACATTCCACTTCCTTATTCGTACTAAACTCTGAATTTTAAATGCAAATAACAAATGGCATGTTCGTATTTTATTGTAAATGTGCAAAATTTTGTCGATAATTGCATTAACAATTTGAATAAAACTTGAAACGGAGTGGACGTGCAATGTTAGCCTCGGCTACACCAAAATAATCCGGGCTTTTCTTGAGCCGAAAACTAAATGGACTCGATTCTGGCGAATTGGCGGAGTTAAGACGAGCAATGCTTCCCTCAACTGGATTTAGGGAAAGTTTTTGCACTTCCAATAGGAAGTTATGTCAATTAAAATGGTGTGACACCACATAACTGTGAAACAAAAATTGAAGTAACGCGATCTAACGGAacaaatacatacatttatatactaaaataaaattcttGAATTAGTGAGATTTAAAAACCgacgtggtgccatttaaaaaccaaacTTGTTTTATAAACTTTAAGGATCGTAACGGGACAGTGCAAAACACATGGCAACAAGCCACATATTGAAATTCTCGTACTTGTAACGCGAACTAACGGAACAAATTAACGGCGTATAAAAGATAATCGATtacataagtatatattttaTGCTGTAAAGCAGCTCGTTTTGTATACATACTCTGCAATTTTCATTGCACTCATCAAATAATGCAATTTTCATTGCACTCATAATAATTACAACATATTGAAAACTAAACTAATTTCAACTTGAAATAACCAGCCAAATGAGTCATAATCTCTgccacatttttattatttttaaacaaatattacaAAACCACTAAAATTTAAATACTTAATAGCAAACGGCTACACATGGTTCCGGCCTctttggtattaccattgtgtactggTGGAGCTCAACGTTCTTCAATACAACACTGGAAATTGAATCCACTAAATAAACACCATTTACGACTCATAATAACCTGGAACTGGGACTATTATATATAGACCCATCAACTAAaccaaatcccaaaaaaaaaaaaacaattgcattAATTTTTGCAGAATAAATTTTTTAACTTCACCACAGAGATATGGGCaaatttgtttcaaataaatttatgAATAAATAAGAGACAATCTTCTATAAGCGTTCTGCTTTTGACTACCTAACAATCTTAACTGCTAATGCTTCTCAAAAAACCAATTATGGGACCATAAAGATACTGAAAACGCCATTTAAGGCATTACCGAATTCggaaatagggcgtttttgaaacagatTCTGAAATAGGTGGTTTTCAAACCTTTTCTGAGATAAAAATAGTTTTTCGGTCAAAGATCGTAAAAGACGATACGGATTATGTAAAAAAATATCAATGCCGTTAATGGAAATTCTAAGCGCTATGTGTATAAAGTCTTTTTTAATGCATCTTAAATCGGAGTTACGAGATAAAAGATCAAGGTGTTATTTTTGAATACATATGTGCCAAATCTTTTGCCATGATTGGTCTCATCAGACGAAATTCAGATGATTTAAATGACCTTAAAGTCGCTGTGTTCCGTTGGTGAGGAGTCTCATTGAATATTGCTCGTAAGTATGGAATCCATACGGTACGTACTCTTATAAAAATTGAACGAGTCCAAAGGTCTTCACGATGAACGCATTATATAAACCTCTGTGCCCTGATGGTCGGTCTTCCGATATATACCAGTAGAAGTAAGTTACTGTAATTACTGGTTTTTCGATTTTGTACAAAAATTTATAACAATATAAATGCAATATAATGAACgggacatatacatatatgcccaGAATCAGTTAATTTATTTAAACGCTACCCTCCAACGCGtgattttcgatattataaattaTCCGTGGAAGATATAAATTCAACAAGCTATGATTTTAATGAGCCGATAGGTACATTCGACTAGAAGTTATTACTTTGTAgactatattaaaaaaaaaaaaaaaataaaatttaatcggAAAATAAAATGAATGAATTGAATCCAAAATTCCCATTTTCAGCTGCTCGGAGGCAAACTTGAATGGTATTTACCGTGAAACACCAAACGGTCACAACTATATTGGCATTATCTGGGAACAGTGGCGTGGCGATTACTCCCTGCTTAAAACACGTATGCTCATTAGACCAAAAAACTGGTTGAATATACATGAAAACTCGAAAGAGCACCATGACCATAGCGAGGATCCTTGAGCATGtgaattaaatattgtatttgtTTCTAACAATATTAATGCTATAGAATATACTTATGTTcataggtaaatatgtatgtattgtacatacatatgtatatactatatttacatatcgctcatttacttcaatagtgtcataactaaaaaaatatgacttttgagttaataacatatagcCATACCCAATaccatgatctatgttgtataaaaaaatctttgtaatCATTTAAAGTTTACCACGTCCTATAAAAATTAAAGTATGCCTCTATATACGCAACATATggtagttaaaatctttgaatggctctactggaaaattgtgttttttgagttatgacactattgaagtaaatgagcgatatgtctAATATTCCCTTATGCGAATGTAATAAAAAGTACTTATTTTTATACATATTATTCAAGTTTATAATTTTGTTTCACGTCCCAAAGAACAAGGGTGGGAGGGGAAGGGGGGGTGGGCTGTATGACCTTCaaagttcaatgtggtaatattaaatcgttcccgaaatggtcgggcttataccttaatggtgcttgttaccggaacctacCGGATCGGTAAAGgcacatcaacatcgataacactccccaaaaccttcggagagtgtctgtCGCTAAACAACATGGTCGTCGTCGTAACGTTTTTACCAAATTTCGTAATCATTGCGAAAGGGTCAaccaatttttttacattttcgtaCGTGTCTCAGCCATAGAACTATTGAGTTTTTGGAgagtgttttcgatgttgatggtcctttataGATAGGAtaggatatagatccggcacgttctggtaacaaagcacgattaaggtactagcccgactatcgcgggaacgattaatataacCACATAAAACCCCTAGGCCATCCCGAAAAAAGtaatttaattgtattaattatATCCCATGAAAACTTCCGAGCGAAAATTTATCTGctcccgttcggagtcggcttaaaacgtGAAGGTTCAAAAGCATTTATGAAAATTCATGATAAAAATGATAACCCTTAAAACTACTATTTGATATAATGCCTATCTAATAATCCGAATAATTGTAGTTTCTATAAGGGGGAACGAAAAGGCTTAACGTTATTATATATGGTCGGGATACTACCTTTAGGATGATTGTTAAAggaacgtacgggatctataACCGGCAAAACACCATTAGCTTTGATAACCCTCCCAATAcgttcgaggagtgtccttatcggcACAAGATGAAGACGAAGGgcctttaaatattttcaaagccATTTATTCCTGCGAGTGGGACTTGAACCCGCTCTCCTGAGATCATCGATCTGTTGACAAATATACTCGACCAAAGCCAtaccacccccagcgggttagggggcttagaatataccgcgGCAGTTATGACTGTTGTTGTAGAgaaaaggacactccccgaaggacatggggagtgttatcgatgttgatggtcctttgccggatgcagatccggtacattcctgTACCAAGCACgcccatctcggaaacgatttgttatgaccacatacgaccttctaggccaccccagcgggtaagggggtcagaatatacccgcggtaggtatgcctgtcgtaagaggcgactaaaataccagattcaaggggtgtgtagcgcaacccttcaggttgccagcgcaatatatagcttctccaaatccaattgtcaacctcacctatccgcggcgaatcctgtttcactaacagacgaggctctggcgaccccaagctcctcatggatcttgggggtggggagggaggggatggcctgaaggtttaatgtggccacataaatcgttcccgagatggtcgggctagcaccttattggtgctgtggtaccggagcgtaccggatctgcatccggcaaaggaccatcacatcgataacactccccaaagccttcggggagcaaccttatcgctacaacaacaacaacaacaaccttctaggccatcccgccctagCAACCCCCTAGAGCCATGAGtacggggtcaccagagcctcggctgttaatgaaacaggattcgccacagataggtgaggtggCAATtaagttggagaagctatatattgcgctggcaaccccttgaaagggttgcgctacacaactccctgaatctatttggtatttttggCATAactgcccccagcgggttagaatatTCGAAATAGattcagcgcaatttatagcttcttcaatccagcgcaatttatagcttcttcaatCCAAATGCCAACCTCACttacctgtggcgaatcctgtttcagccgaggctctggcgatcccaagtttctcatggatgtAGGGcttgggagggcgggatggcctagcaggtttcatgtggtcatactaaatcgttctccaaatggtcgggttagtaccttaatggtgccttttcagcaacgtaccggatctgcatcagtaaaggaccatcaacatcgataacactccacaaaaccttcggagagtgtccttatcgctacaacaaccaaAGCGTTGTTGAGAGTGTACAACTTTTtctcaaaacaattttaattttctataatataaaaataagtcgggttttccttcctgacgctataactcagaacgcacgaaccgatttccacggttttgcattcgttggaaaggtctcgggctccgtgaggtttaaagcgaagaaaattcaggatcgacgtctcgagatataggctaaaacgtggacccgggtatccctagaaagtgtttatagaatatggatatcaaaggaaagctgttgatgagtgctttagtagagggtaattttcatacccctgggtaaccagggtctcgagatataggccaaaacggaacccctggaatgtgtttatagaatatggataacaaatgaaagctgtggatgagtgctttagtacagggtagttttcatacctattggtggctagggtctcgagatataggccaaaacgtggatcagggtaacactaggatgagtttttacattatggatatcaaattgaagctgttgatgtgtgctttagtacagagtaagttctatgccgctgggtgactagggcctcgagatataggccaaaccgtggacccgAACACATCCAAAaacgtgtttttacattatgggtatcaaattcgtTCCGTTCTTGTCTTTTCGCGCGAGTGGACGTGCAGTGTCATCCTCAACTCAACGTCAATTTTCGGGCTTTTTTGCGTTGAGTGGAAAATAtaaaataggcctcaaggttggctagtttgcttccctcgggcgttttggcggtGTTAGGAGATGCAGTGcctccctgacctggagttagggtggttttatgcactcctaatagga contains:
- the LOC137238820 gene encoding uncharacterized protein isoform X1, which gives rise to MDVFKFIYSLLLLASNLQLNLSAIVSNSTIPEVSTNFSTLPNDCVNTLKLEHFNQVLNQIDGAVQNLEEKAHNWAIFRHHIDAWNEQMKSLEHKLNIVKRTQDEQQAYGNKLVSLEFTLNHILSKVVYLSDTCNNQQANAIAAATASGSIRSSSASSIFNDHTNNNGNDNGRGITQQEHQLQQQQNTNELLYEHIALLGDLKQSIGVDKQLRTELSTRLNNILRHVQNIERDHCRADQRRYPNSNGNNKMAKLMTPIGSNCNSNQNIERALKSLDHKVSTLSARTSIPKDLKQMPSLASKNSQQLDAILNWIKKIDKRFVEWRDESDRDWNQCQTMSGELSTFTESSDLLLKRIEMLINDVNEKLAKRPFIQADAKRSNTKQPIIDEDDVEEVDRNHHQTDNETDTDTSDDSGIDDNLDPPGGVNAEVEASKIDDRFDIVDFLQPEKHSCHELNGPSVDGVYKFSTTEINEASRDFNERYCAFATDGASWTVIQNRGPYSEHENFNRSWVEYKNGFGELTKEFWFGNEFIHQLVDREDYELRIELTDFDNEQVWAEYSFFRLDSEQYNYNLLIGGYNGTAPDAMHYHNEMDFSTFDRRNDRSVDACCSCATGYGSGWWFDNCSEANLNGIYRETPNGHNYIGIIWEQWRGDYSLLKTRMLIRPKNWLNIHENSKEHHDHSEDP
- the LOC137238820 gene encoding uncharacterized protein isoform X2, with protein sequence MIFKFIYSLLLLASNLQLNLSAIVSNSTIPEVSTNFSTLPNDCVNTLKLEHFNQVLNQIDGAVQNLEEKAHNWAIFRHHIDAWNEQMKSLEHKLNIVKRTQDEQQAYGNKLVSLEFTLNHILSKVVYLSDTCNNQQANAIAAATASGSIRSSSASSIFNDHTNNNGNDNGRGITQQEHQLQQQQNTNELLYEHIALLGDLKQSIGVDKQLRTELSTRLNNILRHVQNIERDHCRADQRRYPNSNGNNKMAKLMTPIGSNCNSNQNIERALKSLDHKVSTLSARTSIPKDLKQMPSLASKNSQQLDAILNWIKKIDKRFVEWRDESDRDWNQCQTMSGELSTFTESSDLLLKRIEMLINDVNEKLAKRPFIQADAKRSNTKQPIIDEDDVEEVDRNHHQTDNETDTDTSDDSGIDDNLDPPGGVNAEVEASKIDDRFDIVDFLQPEKHSCHELNGPSVDGVYKFSTTEINEASRDFNERYCAFATDGASWTVIQNRGPYSEHENFNRSWVEYKNGFGELTKEFWFGNEFIHQLVDREDYELRIELTDFDNEQVWAEYSFFRLDSEQYNYNLLIGGYNGTAPDAMHYHNEMDFSTFDRRNDRSVDACCSCATGYGSGWWFDNCSEANLNGIYRETPNGHNYIGIIWEQWRGDYSLLKTRMLIRPKNWLNIHENSKEHHDHSEDP